The following coding sequences are from one bacterium SCSIO 12741 window:
- a CDS encoding cation:proton antiporter, translated as MAGTSPYILIIVLSALVILSYVYGLIAKQTNIPSVLLLIVTGMGITLLIKYFELPFIDTNWIPILEILGIVGLVMIVLEAALDLELTKEKWPIIWKSFLVALLCLAATSFLFTLLFKLFFLAETRSAILFSIPLAIVSSAIVIPSVSNCREEIKEFLIYESTFSDILGIMVFYFVLEGFEAPPGTNLFLDITGNLILTIAISIISAYVLTIIFQNITSQVKLFLLIAVLLMLYSIGKMLHISSLLIILFFGLMINNHKLFFVRGLDKYVDHRRVIQTLKYFKIITLETAFVVRTFFFIVFGMSITLASLVNLEILIISLVFLGVIFIVRYVFFASVAKQFMIPSLFVSPRGLITILLFFAIPESFGIPLFDNGVLLYVILLSSGIMTLALITREKEEKLPGILKATSRMLKAGEKEGNPSDKTEGE; from the coding sequence ATGGCAGGAACAAGTCCCTATATTCTCATTATTGTCCTCAGCGCGCTGGTTATCCTGTCCTATGTCTATGGGCTTATTGCCAAGCAAACAAACATTCCATCGGTTCTTTTACTCATTGTAACCGGGATGGGAATAACCTTGTTGATCAAGTATTTTGAGCTCCCATTTATTGATACCAACTGGATTCCCATTCTCGAGATTTTAGGAATTGTAGGTCTAGTCATGATTGTGCTCGAAGCCGCTCTGGACCTGGAGCTTACCAAGGAAAAATGGCCGATTATCTGGAAATCGTTTCTCGTTGCCCTACTCTGTTTGGCGGCAACGAGCTTCTTGTTTACCCTGTTGTTCAAACTCTTCTTTTTGGCCGAAACACGGAGTGCCATTTTGTTTTCGATTCCCTTGGCCATCGTAAGCAGTGCCATCGTGATTCCAAGTGTGAGCAATTGTAGAGAAGAGATCAAAGAGTTTCTAATCTATGAGTCTACCTTCTCCGACATTCTTGGGATTATGGTTTTCTACTTTGTTCTCGAAGGGTTTGAGGCACCTCCAGGAACGAACCTGTTTTTGGACATTACCGGGAACCTGATTCTTACGATTGCCATTTCGATCATTTCAGCCTACGTTCTAACGATTATTTTTCAGAACATCACCTCCCAGGTTAAGCTCTTTTTGTTGATCGCCGTTTTGTTAATGCTCTACTCCATTGGCAAGATGTTGCATATTTCGTCGCTGCTCATCATCTTGTTCTTTGGTCTTATGATAAATAACCACAAGCTGTTTTTTGTACGTGGGCTGGACAAATACGTGGATCACCGAAGGGTGATTCAAACCCTAAAGTATTTCAAGATTATCACCTTGGAAACAGCCTTTGTTGTTAGAACCTTTTTCTTCATCGTATTTGGGATGAGCATTACATTGGCGTCACTGGTTAACCTGGAAATTTTGATCATTTCCCTGGTCTTTTTAGGAGTCATATTCATCGTTCGATATGTCTTCTTTGCTTCGGTCGCCAAGCAATTTATGATTCCGTCTTTGTTCGTTTCGCCCCGTGGTCTGATTACCATTCTTCTGTTTTTTGCCATTCCAGAATCCTTTGGCATTCCTCTATTCGATAATGGGGTATTACTTTACGTCATTTTGCTGAGCAGTGGTATTATGACACTCGCTCTCATTACCCGGGAGAAAGAAGAAAAATTACCAGGAATTCTCAAGGCAACCAGCCGCATGCTCAAAGCCGGTGAAAAGGAAGGTAACC
- the rseP gene encoding RIP metalloprotease RseP, with translation MEEFIIKTAQLILGLSLLIILHELGHFIPAKLFKTRVEKFFLFFDYKFALFKFRIGETVYGMGWIPLGGYVKIAGMIDESMDTDQMDKEPEPWEFRTKPAWQRLIIMLGGVFVNLILAMAIYAGILFTWGEKYIPNENLTGGVWVRDSLAYDLGLRSGDHILQINDQKIDRFTDILPNMILGGEMQVRHENGQQETMEIPQDFIGKLIDNPTKAVIFYRVPFIIGGIPDSSHNVNSGIQLKDLITGVNGVDLPWWDQYADHLKQFAGQEVTLNVMRDGEALEIPVKLNDAGQIGVMLYPPSTDDLERLGIYQFETQEYGFFESIPAGINKGVEQVGSYLSQLKMIFTPSTGAYKGVGGFKAIWDLYPPEWEWQVFWTMTAFLSVMLAVLNLLPIPALDGGHVMFTLWEIITGRKPGDKFMEYAQIFGLFIILALFLFANGNDIFRMFK, from the coding sequence ATGGAAGAGTTTATCATAAAAACCGCTCAGCTCATTTTGGGGCTATCCCTGCTGATCATTCTCCATGAGCTGGGTCACTTTATTCCCGCGAAACTGTTTAAAACCCGGGTTGAAAAATTCTTCCTCTTTTTTGACTACAAGTTTGCCCTGTTTAAGTTCCGGATTGGTGAAACCGTTTACGGAATGGGCTGGATTCCGCTCGGTGGCTATGTCAAGATCGCTGGTATGATCGATGAGTCGATGGATACCGATCAAATGGATAAAGAGCCCGAACCCTGGGAGTTTAGAACAAAACCCGCTTGGCAGCGATTGATCATTATGCTGGGTGGAGTTTTTGTCAACCTCATATTGGCCATGGCCATTTACGCAGGAATTCTTTTCACCTGGGGAGAAAAATACATTCCCAATGAAAACCTAACGGGTGGAGTTTGGGTAAGAGATTCCCTGGCTTACGACCTTGGGCTGAGAAGTGGTGATCACATACTTCAAATTAACGATCAGAAAATAGATCGATTTACAGACATTCTACCCAACATGATCTTGGGCGGTGAGATGCAAGTTCGTCATGAAAATGGCCAACAAGAAACCATGGAGATTCCACAGGACTTTATTGGAAAGCTCATCGATAACCCAACCAAAGCGGTCATTTTTTATCGGGTTCCTTTCATTATTGGTGGAATTCCGGATAGTTCGCATAACGTCAATTCCGGCATTCAGCTCAAAGACTTGATCACTGGAGTAAATGGTGTGGATTTGCCCTGGTGGGATCAATATGCAGATCACCTCAAGCAATTTGCGGGTCAGGAAGTTACCCTTAACGTGATGCGCGACGGAGAAGCTTTGGAAATTCCAGTAAAGCTGAATGATGCCGGTCAAATCGGGGTAATGCTCTATCCTCCATCAACGGATGATTTGGAAAGACTCGGCATTTACCAATTCGAAACCCAGGAATACGGATTCTTTGAATCTATCCCTGCTGGTATCAACAAAGGAGTAGAACAAGTGGGCTCTTACCTGAGTCAGCTAAAAATGATTTTTACCCCAAGCACGGGAGCCTACAAAGGTGTGGGTGGATTTAAAGCCATTTGGGATTTGTATCCACCAGAATGGGAGTGGCAGGTATTCTGGACCATGACTGCCTTTCTTTCAGTGATGCTGGCCGTGCTTAATTTGCTACCTATTCCTGCCCTCGACGGCGGCCACGTTATGTTCACCCTTTGGGAGATCATTACAGGTCGTAAGCCGGGTGATAAGTTCATGGAATATGCGCAGATTTTTGGCTTGTTCATCATTCTTGCCTTGTTCCTGTTTGCTAACGGGAATGATATCTTCCGGATGTTCAAGTAA
- a CDS encoding 1-deoxy-D-xylulose-5-phosphate reductoisomerase produces the protein MDEKKKGVAILGSTGSIGTQALDVIRAHSDKFSVEVLTVNKSADALIEQSLEFKPNAVVIGDESQYQKVSDALWSEGIKVYAGREALEQCVEMESIDIVLTALVGYAGLKPTLNAIEAGKNIALANKETLVVAGDLVTQLARQKGVNIYPVDSEHSAIFQCLAGEFHNPIEKIYLTASGGPFRGKSRDELQNVTREQALKHPNWDMGAKITIDSATLMNKGLEVIEAKWLFALKPEQIDVIVHPQSIIHSIVQFEDGSMKAQMGLPDMKLPIQYALTYPDRYPSDFPRFNFLDYPSLTFEQPDRETFGNLNLAFKALDLGGNMPCVLNASNEIAVEAFLNGKIGFLQIAQLNEACMDAVSWVEKPGYEDYVSSDEQARGWAQEQVSKGF, from the coding sequence ATGGACGAAAAGAAAAAAGGAGTTGCTATCCTCGGATCCACAGGTTCTATTGGAACCCAGGCTTTGGATGTAATTCGAGCACACTCTGATAAGTTTTCGGTGGAAGTATTGACCGTGAACAAAAGTGCAGATGCACTTATCGAGCAAAGTTTGGAATTCAAACCTAATGCAGTAGTTATTGGTGATGAATCCCAGTATCAAAAGGTATCCGATGCACTTTGGTCAGAAGGAATCAAGGTGTACGCAGGTCGGGAAGCTTTGGAGCAATGTGTGGAAATGGAAAGCATCGACATCGTCCTAACGGCTTTGGTTGGCTATGCTGGTTTGAAACCCACACTAAATGCCATTGAAGCCGGAAAGAACATTGCCTTGGCCAACAAAGAAACCCTCGTGGTTGCTGGCGATTTGGTTACCCAGTTGGCTCGCCAAAAAGGGGTAAATATTTATCCGGTGGATTCGGAGCATTCCGCCATTTTTCAGTGTTTGGCTGGAGAATTTCACAACCCCATCGAGAAGATTTACCTCACCGCATCAGGAGGTCCGTTCCGCGGAAAAAGTCGCGACGAGCTTCAAAATGTTACCCGGGAACAAGCCCTCAAACATCCCAATTGGGATATGGGTGCTAAAATCACAATCGATTCGGCCACGTTGATGAACAAAGGCCTGGAGGTCATTGAAGCAAAATGGTTGTTTGCTTTAAAACCAGAGCAGATCGATGTGATTGTACACCCTCAATCCATTATCCATTCTATCGTTCAATTTGAAGATGGAAGTATGAAAGCGCAAATGGGATTACCCGACATGAAGCTGCCGATCCAATATGCGCTTACTTACCCAGACAGATACCCTTCTGACTTTCCGAGATTTAATTTTTTGGACTACCCATCTCTTACTTTTGAACAGCCTGACCGTGAGACATTTGGCAACCTAAATCTGGCGTTTAAAGCACTGGATTTGGGAGGAAATATGCCTTGTGTATTGAACGCATCCAATGAGATAGCTGTAGAAGCTTTTTTGAACGGTAAAATTGGGTTTCTGCAAATTGCTCAATTGAATGAGGCGTGCATGGATGCAGTTTCATGGGTTGAGAAGCCAGGTTATGAAGATTATGTCTCCAGTGATGAGCAAGCCAGAGGTTGGGCTCAGGAGCAGGTTAGTAAAGGATTTTAA